One Parasphingorhabdus cellanae genomic region harbors:
- a CDS encoding TonB-dependent siderophore receptor: MIRKFLLAATALTFSNALYAQDQQKSQTETDNEEDVIIVTGQLSDFGALKSATPIVETARSVTIETEDHFRDKGALTLDDVLNYIPGVVGDTFGFATRGDFPQVRGFDAAEYRDGQQVLFGFYNNTRSDVYVLEQVEVLKGPASVLYGKGTPGGIVNAVSKLAGPDKQSELVVDVGTFDRYQAAADLNAEISDSLFVRFVGLYRDSNTQIGFVDDDAIIAMPSITYDDGRTRLTAMLEYVDRDSDTAQQFLPLTGTGCVSGDVTITPAAVCVNSSGEEVELDTYLGDPDFNRYDTNSILVSLLASHNFTENFSVDGIFRYKDADVDYRQSYIDFLGPIGPPRVDANGDGGRTFFRSNAFSKQAAFDLRARWAFNTGPIEHELFGGFAYQNVKIGNEFIFLSDPANRRVGAINIYNPVYGNIPPALFDDANFSDLGDTVTDDYGLYLNNQMSIGDLKLNFGFRYDDSRTESDGNVQKDDAVSFSVGALYAFDGGISPYVSFAESFEPVIGTDGLTNNPLKPREGKQWEVGIKYQPPGTRTYITFAYFDIEESNLPNPSSLINQPNSQQEGVGKVKGFELQAQTTLGDWYLELNGSLLDTETADGVPFASIPEEQASAWVQYQPSFGSWDGFKLGFGLRYVGENESNGTGAVGPIRVVTDGNILGDFLLGYETENWDVTFNVRNITNEKYFATCLARGDCFVGEERTAVVRVAYRF, translated from the coding sequence ATGATTAGAAAGTTTCTGTTGGCGGCAACGGCTCTGACATTTTCCAACGCGTTATATGCTCAGGATCAGCAGAAAAGTCAGACGGAAACCGATAATGAAGAGGATGTCATTATCGTAACCGGCCAACTTTCTGATTTTGGTGCGTTAAAGTCGGCAACCCCTATAGTTGAAACGGCGCGATCTGTAACGATTGAGACAGAGGACCATTTTCGTGACAAAGGCGCGCTGACGCTCGATGATGTTCTGAACTATATTCCGGGCGTTGTCGGCGACACATTCGGTTTTGCGACGCGCGGCGACTTCCCTCAAGTTCGCGGCTTTGACGCTGCAGAATATCGTGATGGGCAACAGGTACTTTTTGGCTTTTACAACAATACGCGGTCAGACGTCTATGTGCTGGAGCAAGTCGAAGTTCTAAAAGGCCCCGCATCCGTTTTATATGGAAAGGGCACTCCAGGGGGTATTGTAAATGCCGTCTCGAAACTGGCGGGTCCTGATAAACAGAGTGAACTTGTCGTCGATGTCGGGACATTTGACCGATATCAGGCGGCTGCGGACTTGAATGCAGAAATTTCCGACAGCCTTTTCGTTCGATTTGTCGGCCTGTACCGGGATTCCAATACGCAGATTGGTTTCGTCGATGATGACGCCATCATCGCTATGCCATCGATAACTTATGATGATGGCCGCACCCGCCTGACAGCGATGCTCGAATATGTTGATCGGGACAGTGACACGGCGCAGCAGTTCCTACCATTAACCGGTACCGGATGCGTGAGTGGAGATGTGACGATTACGCCGGCTGCTGTCTGTGTAAACTCGTCGGGCGAGGAGGTTGAACTGGACACATATCTGGGGGATCCGGACTTCAACCGTTACGATACCAACTCCATTTTAGTCAGTCTTCTCGCCAGCCATAACTTCACCGAAAATTTTTCGGTCGACGGCATTTTTCGGTACAAGGACGCAGATGTTGATTACCGGCAATCCTATATCGATTTTCTCGGCCCCATTGGCCCTCCCCGCGTCGATGCCAATGGTGATGGGGGCCGCACTTTCTTTCGCAGCAATGCGTTTTCGAAACAGGCCGCGTTTGATCTGCGAGCGCGTTGGGCGTTCAATACCGGACCAATTGAACATGAATTGTTCGGCGGTTTTGCCTATCAAAATGTCAAAATCGGTAATGAATTCATTTTCTTAAGCGACCCCGCCAATCGCAGGGTCGGTGCGATTAACATCTATAACCCGGTATATGGCAATATACCGCCGGCTCTGTTCGATGACGCTAATTTTTCCGATTTAGGGGACACCGTAACGGATGATTACGGCCTTTATCTCAACAACCAGATGTCGATTGGTGATCTCAAGCTGAACTTTGGTTTTCGCTATGATGACAGCAGGACAGAGAGTGATGGCAATGTCCAAAAGGACGATGCGGTATCATTTAGCGTAGGCGCGCTTTACGCTTTCGACGGTGGAATTTCGCCCTATGTGAGCTTTGCTGAGTCATTTGAACCGGTGATCGGAACCGATGGCCTGACAAATAATCCGCTTAAACCGAGGGAAGGGAAACAATGGGAAGTGGGTATCAAATACCAGCCGCCCGGAACGCGGACTTACATAACTTTTGCCTATTTCGATATTGAGGAATCCAATCTGCCTAACCCGTCCTCTCTAATCAACCAGCCGAACAGTCAGCAGGAAGGCGTTGGAAAGGTGAAAGGTTTTGAACTGCAGGCACAAACGACGCTGGGCGACTGGTATCTGGAATTAAACGGGAGCCTATTGGATACAGAAACGGCAGACGGCGTTCCGTTTGCTTCTATTCCGGAAGAACAGGCATCGGCATGGGTCCAATATCAGCCCAGTTTCGGCTCATGGGACGGTTTTAAGTTGGGTTTCGGTTTGCGCTATGTCGGCGAAAATGAAAGCAACGGTACTGGAGCTGTTGGTCCGATACGCGTTGTGACAGACGGCAATATCCTAGGCGATTTTTTGCTGGGTTACGAAACAGAAAACTGGGATGTCACTTTTAACGTCCGGAATATCACAAACGAGAAATATTTCGCGACCTGCCTGGCACGCGGCGATTGTTTTGTTGGTGAAGAGCGAACCGCTGTGGTCCGCGTAGCATATCGTTTCTGA
- a CDS encoding ferredoxin--NADP reductase, translated as MEVRPPLRIPDAKAFSTVEVVRVKHWHEHLFSFSVTRPNSFRFRSGEFVMLGMAVDDKPLMRAYSIASPAYADELDFLSVKVPDGPLTSQLQRIRNGDQLYLGRKPTGTLVADALLPGRRLFLLATGTGLAPFLSIARDPDIYEAYSQVILVHSVRHVSELAFRNELEAQLAGDPLVQDQALLQFHYIPTVTRESFRTTGRIQQLIQTEELFGHPVIGPKCFDPGQDRIMLCGSMEMIKEFSEYFEALEFQEGSNAAPGQFVIERAFVG; from the coding sequence ATGGAAGTCCGTCCCCCGCTGCGAATTCCGGATGCCAAGGCTTTCAGCACCGTCGAAGTTGTGCGCGTCAAGCATTGGCATGAGCATCTGTTCAGTTTCAGTGTCACTCGTCCGAACAGTTTCCGTTTTCGGTCAGGAGAATTTGTCATGCTCGGCATGGCGGTTGATGATAAGCCGTTGATGCGCGCCTATTCCATTGCCAGTCCTGCCTATGCCGACGAGCTCGACTTCCTCTCGGTAAAGGTCCCCGATGGTCCGCTGACTTCCCAATTACAGCGGATAAGGAACGGCGACCAACTGTATCTCGGACGCAAGCCTACAGGTACACTGGTCGCCGATGCCCTTTTACCCGGACGCCGGTTGTTCTTGCTGGCCACCGGTACTGGTCTTGCTCCGTTTCTCAGCATAGCCAGAGATCCGGATATATATGAGGCCTACAGCCAGGTCATTCTGGTGCATAGCGTGCGCCATGTGAGCGAGCTCGCTTTTCGCAACGAACTTGAAGCGCAACTGGCCGGAGATCCGCTGGTGCAAGATCAGGCCCTGTTACAGTTCCATTATATCCCCACGGTCACGCGGGAAAGCTTTCGGACCACCGGACGGATCCAGCAGCTCATTCAGACAGAAGAATTGTTCGGCCACCCGGTTATCGGACCAAAATGCTTCGACCCCGGTCAGGACCGGATCATGCTGTGTGGCAGCATGGAGATGATCAAGGAGTTTTCCGAATATTTCGAGGCTCTGGAGTTTCAGGAAGGGTCCAACGCAGCTCCAGGGCAATTTGTCATCGAACGGGCCTTTGTTGGCTGA
- a CDS encoding protein-S-isoprenylcysteine O-methyltransferase, whose translation MSKPEPDPIFGKIIRLVITIMGLGLLVMAVLNWQTYGWGALVWIGAMIGQTIIRVPHARRNAQNTIVQDKKDVQEQVLLTAMFLTMALFPLLHIATGLFAFADYALPTWATTIGFVMQVLFLWLFWRSHSDLGQNWSATLEVRDEHNLVTEGVYARIRHPMYTAIWLAALSQPLLIHNWIAGALVILAFAVMCVLRIPREETMMRDIFGAEYENYILQTGRLIPKL comes from the coding sequence ATGAGCAAGCCCGAGCCAGACCCGATATTCGGCAAGATCATCCGCCTGGTAATCACCATTATGGGACTGGGACTGCTCGTGATGGCCGTATTGAATTGGCAGACTTATGGCTGGGGCGCATTGGTCTGGATTGGAGCAATGATCGGACAGACCATCATTCGTGTTCCGCATGCTCGGCGCAATGCGCAAAACACTATCGTCCAGGACAAGAAGGACGTGCAGGAACAGGTTTTGCTTACCGCCATGTTCCTGACCATGGCTCTGTTCCCTCTCTTGCACATCGCCACCGGTCTCTTTGCATTCGCAGATTATGCCCTGCCGACTTGGGCAACCACTATCGGCTTTGTCATGCAGGTCCTTTTCCTCTGGCTATTTTGGCGTAGTCATTCAGATCTCGGACAAAACTGGAGCGCGACCCTGGAGGTTCGCGATGAGCATAACCTTGTGACCGAAGGTGTGTACGCCCGCATAAGGCATCCCATGTACACAGCAATCTGGCTGGCCGCCCTTTCACAGCCGCTGCTAATCCACAACTGGATAGCAGGCGCGCTGGTCATCCTTGCATTCGCAGTCATGTGCGTTCTGCGTATCCCACGGGAAGAGACCATGATGCGGGACATTTTTGGTGCGGAATATGAAAATTACATACTCCAAACTGGCAGGTTGATCCCGAAATTGTGA